One window of the Epinephelus moara isolate mb chromosome 24, YSFRI_EMoa_1.0, whole genome shotgun sequence genome contains the following:
- the LOC126385613 gene encoding histone H2B 3-like — protein sequence MPDATTKTPAGRKGSKKAAAKTTKGNKKRRSKKRRESYAIYVYKVLKQVHPDTGISSKAMGIMNSFVSDIFERIAGEASRLAHYNKRSTITSREIQTAVRLLLPGELAKHAVSEGTKAVTKYTSSK from the coding sequence ATGCCTGACGCAACAACCAAAACTCCAGCGGGCCGGAAGGGCTCAAAGAAAGCCGCGGCTAAAACCACCAAGGGCAACAAGAAGAGGAGGTccaagaagaggagggagagctACGCCATCTACGTGTACAAGGTGCTGAAGCAGGTCCACCCCGACACCGGCATCTCCTCCAAGGCCATGGGCATCATGAACTCCTTCGTCAGCGACATCTTTGAGCGCATCGCCGGTGAGGCCTCCCGTCTGGCTCACTACAACAAGCGCTCCACCATCACTTCCAGGGAGATCCAGACCGCCGTCCGCCTGCTGCTGCCCGGGGAGCTGGCCAAGCACGCCGTGTCTGAGGGCACCAAGGCCGTCACCAAGTACACCAGCTCCAAGTAA